The Rhodocytophaga rosea genome has a segment encoding these proteins:
- a CDS encoding pirin family protein: MKTRIIRAQERGRKDIGWLKSNFTFSFSSYYNPENNGFELLKTFNDDYVTPGNGFGVHPHMNMEIISVMLAGKMNHKDSMGYSEVVEKDWVQIMSAGSGLRHEEHNVGSEEVNFLQIWIEPKLQNIIPRYQRRYFPEEKRRNHLTTIVSYEEGQSHCWINQNAKLSVGFFDTGQEIEYTFNPVNKSVFVFNISGKQLIAGNEINPRDAIGLWETAQVNIRCATESRFIIIETPVNH, from the coding sequence ATGAAAACTAGAATAATCCGGGCACAAGAACGGGGCAGGAAAGATATTGGCTGGCTGAAAAGCAATTTTACTTTTAGCTTTTCCAGTTATTACAATCCTGAAAATAATGGTTTTGAATTATTGAAAACATTCAACGACGACTATGTAACGCCGGGAAATGGCTTTGGTGTTCATCCGCATATGAATATGGAAATAATTTCAGTGATGCTGGCTGGAAAGATGAACCATAAAGATAGTATGGGCTACTCTGAAGTAGTAGAAAAGGATTGGGTACAGATTATGAGTGCCGGAAGCGGACTCCGCCACGAAGAACACAATGTGGGCTCAGAGGAGGTGAATTTTTTGCAGATTTGGATTGAGCCCAAACTACAGAATATTATTCCCCGGTATCAGCGGCGGTATTTTCCGGAAGAGAAACGCAGGAATCATCTCACGACCATTGTAAGTTATGAAGAAGGACAGTCTCATTGCTGGATCAATCAGAATGCAAAACTTTCTGTAGGCTTTTTTGATACCGGACAAGAAATTGAATATACATTCAACCCTGTTAATAAAAGTGTGTTCGTTTTCAATATAAGTGGAAAACAGCTGATAGCAGGAAATGAAATCAATCCCAGAGATGCCATTGGCCTGTGGGAAACGGCCCAGGTGAATATCAGGTGTGCCACCGAAAGCCGGTTTATCATTATAGAAACACCTGTTAACCATTAA
- a CDS encoding ring-cleaving dioxygenase, with amino-acid sequence MEDKILGLHHITAIAGNAKRNFDFYTKVLGLRFIKKTVNFDDPHTYHFYFGDEKGSAGTILTFFPWEGITPGRRGTRMATEIGYSVPENSFDFWVKRFEANNVTYNKPSEKFGEPYLTFLDPDGLKLELIASKTGDKRMPWETAEVKGEVATRGFHNVTLTLQNMKATADILTDIFGYKLIDQQVNRFRFATDAVESAAIIDIVEVPGEKQGMQAGGTVHHVAFRVKDDAAQMKFRQLILSKGHQITPQIDRNYFHSLYFREPGGVLFEIATDNPGFMVDESLEELGTNLKLPAQYESMRAEIENHLVKL; translated from the coding sequence ATGGAAGATAAAATATTAGGCTTGCATCATATAACAGCTATTGCTGGCAATGCCAAACGCAATTTTGATTTTTATACCAAAGTGTTAGGTTTACGCTTCATTAAAAAAACAGTTAATTTCGACGATCCACATACGTATCATTTCTATTTTGGAGATGAGAAAGGTTCAGCAGGCACCATTCTGACATTCTTTCCCTGGGAAGGGATAACTCCAGGCAGAAGAGGTACCCGGATGGCTACCGAAATTGGTTATTCCGTTCCTGAAAATAGCTTTGATTTCTGGGTGAAGCGTTTCGAAGCCAATAATGTAACTTACAATAAACCATCTGAGAAGTTTGGAGAACCTTATCTGACTTTCCTTGATCCGGATGGATTAAAACTGGAATTAATCGCTTCTAAAACCGGAGATAAACGCATGCCCTGGGAAACAGCTGAAGTAAAAGGAGAGGTAGCAACCAGAGGTTTTCATAATGTTACCTTAACCTTGCAAAATATGAAAGCTACTGCCGATATTCTTACGGATATTTTTGGTTACAAACTGATTGACCAGCAGGTAAACCGCTTTCGTTTTGCCACAGACGCCGTAGAAAGTGCAGCTATTATAGATATAGTGGAAGTTCCGGGAGAGAAACAAGGCATGCAGGCAGGAGGTACAGTTCACCATGTGGCTTTCCGTGTAAAAGATGATGCGGCTCAAATGAAGTTCAGGCAACTTATACTGAGCAAAGGACACCAGATCACCCCGCAAATTGACCGTAATTATTTTCACTCCTTGTATTTCCGGGAGCCTGGAGGTGTATTATTTGAGATAGCTACCGATAACCCCGGATTTATGGTAGATGAATCTTTAGAAGAACTGGGAACGAATTTAAAACTTCCTGCT
- a CDS encoding YceI family protein, with protein sequence MATENIATTKWKIDPAHSEIQFKVKHLMITNVTGYFEKFDLEVETEGDNFTKAKSIVFTANVDTINTNNQQRDTHLKSADFFDAANHAQLRFVGKQFEPSGEDYLLHGDLTIRGITKPITVKVEAAGTVVDPYGQTKAGFTVEGKIRRKEFGLTWDAVTEAGSVVVSDEIRIHCEIQLVKQA encoded by the coding sequence ATGGCTACCGAAAATATTGCAACGACCAAATGGAAAATTGACCCCGCACACAGTGAAATACAGTTTAAGGTAAAACACCTGATGATCACCAATGTTACCGGCTACTTCGAAAAATTCGACCTGGAAGTTGAAACGGAAGGCGATAATTTTACCAAAGCAAAAAGCATTGTATTTACCGCCAATGTTGATACCATCAATACTAACAACCAGCAACGGGATACACACCTGAAGTCCGCGGATTTTTTTGATGCGGCCAACCATGCTCAACTCCGCTTTGTAGGCAAACAATTCGAGCCATCTGGTGAAGACTATCTCTTGCATGGAGATTTAACTATACGGGGCATTACCAAACCCATTACTGTAAAAGTAGAAGCTGCCGGTACTGTCGTAGATCCTTACGGCCAGACCAAAGCCGGATTTACGGTTGAAGGAAAAATCCGCCGGAAAGAATTTGGTTTAACATGGGATGCAGTAACAGAAGCAGGCAGTGTAGTTGTAAGCGACGAAATCAGAATACATTGTGAAATCCAGCTGGTAAAACAAGCCTGA
- a CDS encoding GNAT family N-acetyltransferase, which yields MENIQLQLNEAGRGAFVVEENGERLAEMAIGMMGGNMVIYHTEVSDKLAGKGVAKQLLTNAVSYARDHHIKIIALCPYVHAQFTKNPDQYADVWNKNYRS from the coding sequence GCTGGCAGAGGCGCTTTTGTAGTCGAAGAAAACGGAGAACGTCTGGCGGAAATGGCGATTGGAATGATGGGAGGTAATATGGTGATTTACCACACCGAAGTTTCTGATAAACTGGCTGGTAAAGGCGTAGCGAAGCAATTGCTGACAAATGCTGTCTCTTATGCCCGGGATCATCATATTAAGATTATTGCCCTTTGTCCATATGTTCATGCACAGTTTACTAAGAACCCAGACCAGTATGCGGATGTCTGGAATAAGAATTACAGATCTTGA